Proteins encoded together in one Macadamia integrifolia cultivar HAES 741 chromosome 8, SCU_Mint_v3, whole genome shotgun sequence window:
- the LOC122086771 gene encoding uncharacterized protein LOC122086771, protein MAALKAAGQVWLLSNFDSQEDIAYPNDPRVLIKVDDDLKQLFRGIELPRDMVDIERDLQKNGMKPATNTAKRRAMAQVHGAGSKPKPKKKQREISKRTKLTNAHLPELFQNLNVPDT, encoded by the exons ATGGCT GCTCTGAAGGCTGCAGGCCAGGTTTGGCTTCTGTCAAATTTTGATTCACAGGAGGACATAGCATACCCAAATGACCCTAGGGTGCTCATTAAGGTGGATGATGATTTGAAGCAGCTCTTCCGGGGAATCGAGCTGCCACGTGATATGGTTGATATTGAGAGAGATCTTCAGAAGAATGGGATGAAACCTGCAACAAACACTGCCAAGAGGAGGGCCATGGCCCAGGTGCATGGAGCTGGCTCCAAACCCAAGCCAAAGAAGAAGCAGCGTGAGATCAGCAAGAGAACTAAGTTGACGAACGCCCATCTTCCGGAGCTCTTCCAGAACTTGAACGTCCCCGACACCTGA